A segment of the uncultured Desulfobulbus sp. genome:
CATCTCCTCGAACTCTTCGGCGGTAAGCTTGCCGGGTTTGAGCAGGATGGAGTCGCGGATGGCGACCTTGCCGATGTCGTGCAGGGGCGCCGACTTCCACAACAGGACGATGTAATCAGGGGTGAGGATATCGCGAAAGTGACCGTGGAGGACCAGGGTCTCGGCAAGCAGCTGCACATAGGCGCGGGTACGATGGATATGGCTTCCGGTTTCAGGGTCACGATACTCGGCGAGCTCACCCATGGCCTCGATGATGACATCCTTGAGCAGCTCGGCCTCGCGGCTTCGCTCCTCGACCAGCCGTTCAAGGCTGCTGCGATAGGCGTGCAACTCCAGATGGTTGCGCACCCGAGAGCGCAGTTCGACGCCTTTGAAGGGCTTGGTGATGTAGTCGACCCCACCGAGATTGAACCCGTGCACCACATCCTCGGATTCGGCGCGAGCGGTGAGGAAAATGACCGGAATAGAACGAACCTCCTTCATTGTATTGAGCGTCTCAACCGCCTGAAACCCGCTCATTCCCGGCATCATAACGTCCATGAGAATGAGATCGGGATGGGTTGCGCTGATCCGCTCCAGGGCCTGTTCACCGGAGGTGGCATAGGCAAAATCGCAATCCAGTTCACGCAGATGGGACATGGCGATCTGGATATTCTCCGGCACGTCGTCGACGATGAAGACAAGTGGTTTTTTTCTGTTCATACATCCTTCCGGTTGACGGCTCGCGAAAGTTTGGCCAACAGACGGTCAACGCCCATGATGTTGGGCTCTGCGGCAAATGTCAGCAAATCACCGCCGAGAGTGATCAAAAGTCCATCCTTCATTGCTTCCCCTTCTTTGCCGACGGCGGCGCCTAGCGCTGCGGCATCGGCAAGGCTCCCCGAACGAACGGCCTGGCGCAACAACTGATCCAACTCATCGTTCCACGCCGCCTGCACGCTGCCGGAAAAATGCGTTTCATCGATCTTTTGGGCATCGCCTTCTGCAGTGCCGCCATCACCAGGTGCAATTCCCGGCGTGGCATACTCACCGACCACCTCCATCAACAGGTCAAGGCGAAACGGTTTCTGCAGAAATCCGTTGAACAGGGGACGGTAATCTTCCTCTTCGAGCACTTCACCGGTCATGACGATGACCGGAATAGCGGCCAACTCTTCATCCTCACGGATTTTCTCGGTAACGGCACGCCCGTCTGTGCCGCTGAGATTGAGATCCATGAAAATGATATCCGGATGTTCCCTCCGGGCCAGCTCCAATGCCTCCTCGCCGGTTTCGGCGGTCACCACCTTGTGCGGACCATCCTGGAAGAAATCGATAAACACATCCTTGATCAGATCGACATCATCCACTACCAAGAGCGTCATTGCCTGCGGCTCGCGCTCGACCTTGGGGGGCCGCGGGGCCTCCTCCGGTTCACGGGGCGAATCGGCCAGGGCAATGTTGTTCAACAGCACGGTGAAACGAGATCCTTTACCCGGAGCGCTGAACAGGTCAATTCGCCCGCCCATCATGGTCACCAGGCGCGAGCAGAGGGTCAGGCCAAGGCCGACACCACCGTAGCGTTTGGCGATGGTATCCTCTCGTTGGCGAAAAACTTCGAATATTTTCAGCTGATCGGTCTTGGGAATGCCGATACCGGTGTCCTCCACCGTAAAACTGAGATCAAAACAGTTGGCCTGGTCCTTTGAGGGAACACCGTCGACCAACAGGTGCACATGGCCCTCGTTGGTGAACTTGATCGCATTGCTGATCAGGTTGTGCAGCACCTGCTTGAGGCGCATACCGTCGAAGATAAAAGATTTGGGCAGGTGGCTCTCGATTCGGCACTCCAGCCGAATCCCCTTGTTCATGGCCTGATCGCGATACAGGCTCTCCACCTCGCGCACCAGTGATTCCATGCGAATCGAACTGGCCATGATCTGCAACCGGCCAGAATCGATCTTGGAAAGTTCCATGATATCGTTAAAGATCGCGACCAGAGCCATGCTGCTCTTATGGATGGTTTCGACAAACCGTTTTTCCTTGTCGCCCAATGGCGAGTTGGCCAGCATTTCCGTGTAGCCGATGATGGCATTCATCGGCGTGCGTACTTCGTGGTTGATATTGGCGATGAACTCGCTTTTCATCCGGTTCGCCGACTCCTCGGCCTGCGACAGAAAGGCATCGGAGCTCTCTCCACATTGCTCAGCACCGGGAGGACCGTACCAGAGACCGAAGCGCCGACCTTCAATGGTCAACAGGCGCAGGGTCGCCCCTTCTACGCCTCCAGAAGAAGCTACGCAATCATCCTGTTCACCTGATTTCAAGACCTGTAACAGCGGATGGGCGGCCTCACCGGGCAGCAGATCGGGAAAGGAACCACCGATGAGCGGCTCAGGGCCGAAGCGGACCTGGGCCTCACGGTTGGCGGAGATGATCTTTAACTGCTCATCGAGCTGTAGCACCGGCCATGGGGCGCCATCGACCATTTCGCCCAGCATCCGGTTCTCCGCCGTCACTCGACCATGTTGTTCCTTGAGCGTAGCCACCTTCCGGTAGAGCACAGCGGCAATGGCAAGAACAGCGAGAATTCCCGCGGCAACACAGGTCAGAAGGGGAAAGGAAACGCAGGTCTCTTGGGCAGCTGATGCATTCCAGGGAAACAGAAGAAGCAAACAGCCAATGATCAACAGTTGTTTGTCCACGTGCTCGAATATTCGTTATAAGGAATCGGGAAGAAGGTTGGTTTACTATATAGCCCGGCAAAACGATTGTCAAAAATCGCGCACATTCCCCTGCGCCTCTTTGTCTTTTTTCTGGCGACGCCCCCTCTTACCCCCTGATTACTCCCGTTCGCCGGCATACCTGCGGACGGCAGCGATAAAGCCCTCCACCCACTGGGGTGTTCCGGAGGCCATCACATGGGTGTACATGGCCAGGGTGTTGTTTTTGACCAGGCCGTCGCGCCCGCCCATGAAACCGGTGCCCCGTTCCATGCGCAGAACCAGTTCCTCGGGCTGTCCCTCCCAGTCACGGATCATGGAATAGCGGAATTCATGCCCCTTGATACGGGTTCCGACCGGGTAGAAGCTATTGGCCTGTTCCACCACGAAGTTGGAATATCCGTGGGCCTGCGGCTTGCCGCTGATGCCGAAGGTCACCGGAAATACGTCGGCCAGGGGATATTCCTCTCCCTGGAGGACAATAGAACGCCCTAAAAAGATCAGACCGCCGCATTCGGCATAGACCGGCAGGCCGGCATCGATCTGCTCACGCACCGAACGACGGAAGGCGGCATTTTCCGCCAGTTGTTTGGCGCTGGTTTCCGGAAAACCACCGCCAATGTAGAGGCCGTCGAGTTCAGTGGGCAATGCCTCGGCGTGGAGGGCGTCGATCATCACCAATCGAGCTCCGGCCCTGGTCAAGGCCTCGAGATTCTCCTCGTAATAAAATTGAAAGGCGGCATCGCGGAGCACGCCGATGGTCACCTCCTGCGGCATTGCTGGAGCGCTTTTCGGCGGCACCGGTACGGTTCCCGGCATGCGGGCGACAATGGCATCCAGATCGAAATTGGTCTCCACCAGGGCGGCGAGCCGGGCCACGGCTTCGCCGGCGGCATCGTATTCCTGGTGCGGGATGACGCCGAGATGGCGCATGGGAAAGATATCCTGTTTCAGCCTAGGCATGATGCCCAGCACCGGAACATCGGTGTAGGTTTCAATCGATTGGCGGATAATGGATTCATGGCGCGGGGTAGCGATCTGGTTGAGAATCACCCCGGCGAGGCGAATTCGCGGATCAAAGGCCTCGCAGCCGAGGACCATGGCAGCAACGGTGCGCGTGGTCTTGGAGCAGTTGACCACCAGCAGCACGGGGAGCTCGAGCAGTTGCGCCAGTTCGGCCGTGGAAAACTCCCCCTGGGCATTGACGCCGTCAAAGATGCCACGATTGCCTTCGACCACCGCATAGGCGTTGCCATGGAGATGCTCCTGAAAGGTGGTGACAATCGCCTCCGGCGTCATCAGGTAGGGGTCGAGATTGTAGCAGGGGCGGCCTGCAGCCATGCTCATCCAGCCGGCATCGATATAATCCGGGCCTTTCTTGAAAACAGCCACGCCGCGGCCACGATTTCTCAACGCTGCGATCAGACCAACGGAAACCACCGATTTTCCAGAGCCACCGCTCAACCCCGCCAACACCACACTCTTTACCCGTTCCACAATAACACTTCCTTCCATTCAATAGCAAAAGCAGGCGATGCAAGCGCAGGCCCGATGAATCCCAACAACAAATCCCTATCGTATCTCCTTCCTTTCTGCCCGTTTCCGAACCGGAGCGTGCAGATCGTGCAGCGGCAGTTCCAGCTCATTCCAGACCGCCTCATAGATGCGATTCAAACGCTGCTCCAACTCCAGCCGATACTGTTCGACCTGTTCGCTGGTCAACGACGGAGGGACATGGAGCGGCTCGGCATGGCGGAGTACCAGGGTGGAAAAGGGCAAAGGCACCAGGGTCTGGTCCCAACTGTTGAAACGGATCGTGCGGGTGCAGGCCCAGGCAATGGGAAAGATCGGCTTGCCCGACTTGCTCGCCATGAGGATACACCCGGCTTGAGCCTTGCGTGCCGGCCCCTGGGAACCATCGGCGACAACGGCCGCGTTGAGCTGACGCTTCTGCATGGTACGGATGCTCTCCAGCAGGGCCTTGACGCCGCCGCGGTTGGAGGAACCGCGCACCGGCACATGGCCCATCTGTTCGGCGAGCCGGGCGATATAGGCCCCATCCTTGGAGGCGCTGACCATGATCGCCGCCGGATACCGCCTGAGGTACCAGAACAGGTAGAGAAACGAATAGTGCCAGAAGGAGGCGATGCCGGTATCGCGAAGCGCGTATTCGTGGAAGCCGATGGGATCCCGCAGCTTCACCCGAATGGTGGCAAACCACAGGGTCAACAGCCCCTGCACCAGTCGTGGCACGACCAGCAAAGAACATCTGTACCAGAAATCAGCCAACGGCAAGCTCCATCATCTTCAGTTCCTTGATCCGGTCGCGGTAGGCGGCCGCCTCTTCAAAGGCGAGCATCTTGGCCGCCTCCTGCATCTTGATCTCCAATTGGGCAATCTCTTGGTGGAGCTCATCCATGCTATGATAGACCGCTTCCGATTCAGCTGCCAGCAACTGACCTGGGGCCTGATACTCGTCCGCGGCCTGCCAGCCCGAGGCCTTGAGATGCTGGGCCATGGAATCCTTGATCTCGGAGATGACCGTCTGCGGGGTGATGCCGTGCTCGGTGTTGTAGGCCTCCTGAATCTGCCGCCTCCGGTTGGTCTCGTCGATGGTGTAGCGCATGGAGGGCGTCACCTTGTCTGCATAGAGAATAACCGTCCCCTGGGCATTGCGCGCCGCCCGGCCGCAGGTCTGCACCAGGGAACGCTCCGAGCGGAGGAACCCCTCCTTGTCGGCATCGAGCACCGCCACCAGGGAGACCTCGGGGATATCGAGCCCCTCGCGCAGGAGGTTGATCCCCACCAGTACATCGTATTCACGCCGACGCAGATCGCGGATCAGCTCCACCCGCTCCAGGGTCTTGATATCCGAATGGAGATAACGCACCCGTACGCCCAAATCCTCGTAATACTGGGTCAGGTCCTCGGCCATGCGCTTGGTGAGGGTGGTCACCAGGATGGCCTCGTTGCGCTCGACGCGGGTGCGGATCTCTTCCAGCAGGTCATCGACCTGGCTCGAGGCCGGCCGCACCTCGATGCGCGGATCGAGCAGACCTGTGGGGCGGATCAACTGCTCGACAATCCGGCCGTCCGCCTTTTTCAATTCGTAGGGGCCGGGAGTGGCGGAGACGTACACCGCCTGGTGGATGCGCTGCTCGAACTCGTCAAAACGAAGCGGACGATTGTCCAGGGCCGAGGGCAGACGGAAACCGAAGTTGACCAGGGTCTGTTTGCGAGAACGATCGCCGTTGAACATGCCACCGATCTGGGGCACGCCGATATGGGATTCGTCGATGATCAGGAGGTAATCGTCGGGAAAGTAGTCGAGCAGGTTGGGCGGAGGCGCTCCTTCGGGTTTGCCGGTGAGGTGGCGACTGTAATTCTCGATCCCGTTGCAGTAGCCGAGCTCGCCGATCATCTCCAAATCGAACATGGTCCGCTGTTCGAGCCGTTGGGCCTCGACCAAGCGGTTTTCCGCCTGCAACTCGGCAAGGCGTAGCTGCAGCTCGTCCTGGATCGAGGTCATCGCCTCCTTGAGGTTGTCCTGGCTGGTGACGAAGTGGCTGCCTGGAAAGACGGTCATCTCCTCCACGTCGGCAATCACCACCCCCCGGAGCGGATCGATGATGGAGATGGTGTCAATGGTATCGCCAAAAAACTCGACCCGGACCGCCCTCTCCTCCTCATGCACAGGAAAGATGTCGATCACGTCGCCGCGTACGCGAAAGGTGCCACGATGGAAGGAAAACTCGTTGCGCTCATAGAGCATGAAGGCCAAACGCCGCTGGACCTCCTC
Coding sequences within it:
- a CDS encoding cobyrinate a,c-diamide synthase — protein: MERVKSVVLAGLSGGSGKSVVSVGLIAALRNRGRGVAVFKKGPDYIDAGWMSMAAGRPCYNLDPYLMTPEAIVTTFQEHLHGNAYAVVEGNRGIFDGVNAQGEFSTAELAQLLELPVLLVVNCSKTTRTVAAMVLGCEAFDPRIRLAGVILNQIATPRHESIIRQSIETYTDVPVLGIMPRLKQDIFPMRHLGVIPHQEYDAAGEAVARLAALVETNFDLDAIVARMPGTVPVPPKSAPAMPQEVTIGVLRDAAFQFYYEENLEALTRAGARLVMIDALHAEALPTELDGLYIGGGFPETSAKQLAENAAFRRSVREQIDAGLPVYAECGGLIFLGRSIVLQGEEYPLADVFPVTFGISGKPQAHGYSNFVVEQANSFYPVGTRIKGHEFRYSMIRDWEGQPEELVLRMERGTGFMGGRDGLVKNNTLAMYTHVMASGTPQWVEGFIAAVRRYAGERE
- a CDS encoding ATP-binding protein; the protein is MDKQLLIIGCLLLLFPWNASAAQETCVSFPLLTCVAAGILAVLAIAAVLYRKVATLKEQHGRVTAENRMLGEMVDGAPWPVLQLDEQLKIISANREAQVRFGPEPLIGGSFPDLLPGEAAHPLLQVLKSGEQDDCVASSGGVEGATLRLLTIEGRRFGLWYGPPGAEQCGESSDAFLSQAEESANRMKSEFIANINHEVRTPMNAIIGYTEMLANSPLGDKEKRFVETIHKSSMALVAIFNDIMELSKIDSGRLQIMASSIRMESLVREVESLYRDQAMNKGIRLECRIESHLPKSFIFDGMRLKQVLHNLISNAIKFTNEGHVHLLVDGVPSKDQANCFDLSFTVEDTGIGIPKTDQLKIFEVFRQREDTIAKRYGGVGLGLTLCSRLVTMMGGRIDLFSAPGKGSRFTVLLNNIALADSPREPEEAPRPPKVEREPQAMTLLVVDDVDLIKDVFIDFFQDGPHKVVTAETGEEALELARREHPDIIFMDLNLSGTDGRAVTEKIREDEELAAIPVIVMTGEVLEEEDYRPLFNGFLQKPFRLDLLMEVVGEYATPGIAPGDGGTAEGDAQKIDETHFSGSVQAAWNDELDQLLRQAVRSGSLADAAALGAAVGKEGEAMKDGLLITLGGDLLTFAAEPNIMGVDRLLAKLSRAVNRKDV
- a CDS encoding HD domain-containing phosphohydrolase; its protein translation is MNRKKPLVFIVDDVPENIQIAMSHLRELDCDFAYATSGEQALERISATHPDLILMDVMMPGMSGFQAVETLNTMKEVRSIPVIFLTARAESEDVVHGFNLGGVDYITKPFKGVELRSRVRNHLELHAYRSSLERLVEERSREAELLKDVIIEAMGELAEYRDPETGSHIHRTRAYVQLLAETLVLHGHFRDILTPDYIVLLWKSAPLHDIGKVAIRDSILLKPGKLTAEEFEEMKMHTLFGEEVIANLEQMAGQPTSFLSCAKEIAGSHHEKYNGSGYPRGLQGENIPLAGRIMAIADVYDALISKRVYKNSMSHQEAMGIMIDGKGSHFDPLLIEAFIEVEPTFSQIAASNAD
- the uvrB gene encoding excinuclease ABC subunit UvrB, producing the protein MQAPTYSSDIPFEIVSDFTPSGDQPAAIEQLVAGIESGVRDQVLLGVTGSGKTFTMAQVVARVQRPTLVMAPNKTLAAQLFAEFRELFPHNAVEYFVSYYDYYQPEAYIPASDTYIEKDSSINDAIDKLRHSATRSLLTRRDVLIVASVSCIYGLGSPDEYKNMHLYLHAGEDYPMEEVQRRLAFMLYERNEFSFHRGTFRVRGDVIDIFPVHEEERAVRVEFFGDTIDTISIIDPLRGVVIADVEEMTVFPGSHFVTSQDNLKEAMTSIQDELQLRLAELQAENRLVEAQRLEQRTMFDLEMIGELGYCNGIENYSRHLTGKPEGAPPPNLLDYFPDDYLLIIDESHIGVPQIGGMFNGDRSRKQTLVNFGFRLPSALDNRPLRFDEFEQRIHQAVYVSATPGPYELKKADGRIVEQLIRPTGLLDPRIEVRPASSQVDDLLEEIRTRVERNEAILVTTLTKRMAEDLTQYYEDLGVRVRYLHSDIKTLERVELIRDLRRREYDVLVGINLLREGLDIPEVSLVAVLDADKEGFLRSERSLVQTCGRAARNAQGTVILYADKVTPSMRYTIDETNRRRQIQEAYNTEHGITPQTVISEIKDSMAQHLKASGWQAADEYQAPGQLLAAESEAVYHSMDELHQEIAQLEIKMQEAAKMLAFEEAAAYRDRIKELKMMELAVG
- a CDS encoding lysophospholipid acyltransferase family protein: MPRLVQGLLTLWFATIRVKLRDPIGFHEYALRDTGIASFWHYSFLYLFWYLRRYPAAIMVSASKDGAYIARLAEQMGHVPVRGSSNRGGVKALLESIRTMQKRQLNAAVVADGSQGPARKAQAGCILMASKSGKPIFPIAWACTRTIRFNSWDQTLVPLPFSTLVLRHAEPLHVPPSLTSEQVEQYRLELEQRLNRIYEAVWNELELPLHDLHAPVRKRAERKEIR